The following proteins come from a genomic window of Natrinema saccharevitans:
- a CDS encoding DUF5783 family protein: MTEFDPEKFEEKYVYYFEELEAAYSEAYQQLHGQYDSAILKAIDRKILSESEPFYEGNGEFRVELPDNPRERVGSVGDREGFDTVLEALVARIEAELRRQFEFGETE, translated from the coding sequence ATGACCGAGTTCGACCCCGAGAAGTTCGAGGAGAAATACGTGTACTACTTCGAGGAACTCGAGGCGGCCTACTCGGAGGCCTACCAACAGCTTCACGGTCAGTACGACTCGGCGATCCTCAAAGCGATCGACCGGAAAATACTGAGCGAAAGCGAGCCGTTCTACGAAGGGAACGGTGAATTCCGCGTCGAACTCCCCGACAACCCACGGGAGCGAGTCGGCTCGGTGGGCGACCGCGAGGGGTTCGACACCGTCCTCGAGGCGCTCGTCGCCCGGATCGAAGCCGAGTTGCGCCGCCAATTTGAGTTCGGCGAAACCGAGTGA
- a CDS encoding aminoglycoside N(3)-acetyltransferase: MSDPLPEARSSEPITVESLTTDLRDLGVTAGETVLVHGSLSSLGWVCGGAPAVVDALQRVVGEEGTLVMPTHSPGNRDPTNMGSPPVPDSWYDTVREEMPPYRPAATPTQGMGAIPECFRSYPGVRRSAHPQHSFAAWGADAEFVTEEHPYDDSLGESSPLARLYELESRVLFLGTTHATNTSLHLAEYRADIDLERTSHASAVIVDGEREWVEWEDLDIDDGDFPDCGETFERARPAAFEAGRVGVGDAKLLAQRPLVDFAVEWFEANRG; this comes from the coding sequence ATGAGCGACCCGCTTCCCGAAGCGCGATCGTCGGAGCCGATCACGGTCGAGTCGCTGACGACGGACCTCCGCGACCTCGGCGTGACGGCGGGAGAGACGGTGCTTGTCCACGGCTCGCTGTCCTCTCTGGGATGGGTCTGTGGCGGCGCTCCTGCCGTGGTCGACGCCCTCCAGCGCGTCGTCGGCGAGGAGGGTACCCTCGTGATGCCGACGCACTCGCCCGGCAACAGGGACCCCACGAACATGGGGTCCCCGCCGGTCCCCGACTCCTGGTACGACACGGTTCGAGAGGAGATGCCGCCGTATCGCCCCGCCGCGACGCCGACCCAGGGGATGGGAGCCATCCCCGAGTGTTTCCGCTCGTATCCCGGTGTCCGCCGGAGCGCCCACCCGCAACACTCCTTCGCCGCGTGGGGGGCCGACGCCGAGTTCGTTACCGAGGAGCACCCGTACGACGACTCGCTCGGCGAATCGTCGCCGCTCGCCCGGCTCTACGAGCTCGAGAGCCGGGTCCTGTTTCTCGGTACCACTCACGCGACGAACACCTCGCTCCACCTCGCGGAGTATCGCGCGGACATCGACCTCGAGCGGACGAGCCACGCCAGCGCAGTGATCGTCGACGGCGAACGCGAGTGGGTCGAGTGGGAGGACCTCGACATCGACGACGGCGACTTCCCGGACTGCGGCGAGACGTTCGAACGCGCCCGCCCGGCCGCGTTCGAAGCCGGCCGGGTGGGCGTCGGCGACGCGAAGCTGCTCGCCCAGCGGCCGCTCGTCGATTTCGCCGTCGAGTGGTTCGAGGCGAATCGCGGGTAA
- a CDS encoding Mrp/NBP35 family ATP-binding protein produces MDEAAVRDRLRTVEDPELGDDIVSLGLVNDITVDGDEVAIDLALGAPYSPSESDIAADVREILTDAGLEPDLTASVPDRDDLTSEDQVLPNVKNVIAVASGKGGVGKSTVAVNLAAGLSQLGARVGLFDADVYGPNVPRMLDADEPPMATEDETLVPPEKYGVKLMSMAFLTGEDDPVIWRGPMVHKVITQLTEDVEWGHLDYLVVDLPPGTGDTQLTMLQTMPVTGAVIVTTPQDVALDDARKGLEMFAKHDTVVLGIAENMSTFACPDCGGEHDIFGSGGGESFAEEHELPFLGSIPLDPAVREGGDGGEPTVLKDGDATSDALRTITENVANNTGIVHRQAVSQGRRNEAASPDR; encoded by the coding sequence ATGGACGAAGCCGCCGTTCGCGACCGCCTCCGGACGGTCGAGGATCCGGAACTCGGCGACGACATCGTGTCGCTCGGACTGGTCAACGACATCACGGTCGACGGCGACGAGGTCGCGATCGATCTCGCACTCGGCGCTCCCTACTCCCCCAGCGAGAGCGACATCGCCGCCGACGTTCGCGAGATCCTGACCGACGCGGGCCTCGAGCCGGACCTGACCGCCAGCGTCCCGGACCGCGACGACCTCACGAGCGAGGACCAGGTCCTGCCGAACGTCAAGAACGTCATCGCCGTCGCCTCCGGGAAGGGCGGCGTCGGCAAGTCGACCGTCGCGGTCAACCTCGCGGCCGGTCTCTCGCAACTGGGAGCCCGCGTCGGCCTCTTTGACGCCGACGTCTACGGCCCGAACGTCCCGCGGATGCTCGACGCCGACGAGCCGCCGATGGCCACCGAAGACGAGACGCTGGTCCCCCCCGAGAAGTACGGCGTGAAGCTGATGAGCATGGCCTTTCTCACCGGCGAGGACGACCCCGTCATCTGGCGCGGCCCGATGGTCCACAAGGTCATCACCCAACTCACGGAAGACGTCGAGTGGGGCCACCTCGACTACCTCGTCGTCGACCTCCCGCCGGGGACCGGCGACACCCAGCTGACGATGCTCCAGACCATGCCCGTCACCGGCGCGGTCATCGTCACGACGCCACAGGACGTCGCACTGGACGACGCCCGCAAGGGCCTCGAGATGTTCGCCAAACACGACACCGTCGTGTTGGGGATCGCCGAGAACATGTCGACGTTCGCCTGTCCCGACTGCGGCGGCGAACACGACATCTTCGGCTCCGGCGGGGGCGAATCGTTCGCCGAGGAACACGAACTGCCCTTCCTCGGCTCGATCCCGCTTGACCCCGCCGTCCGCGAGGGCGGCGACGGCGGCGAGCCGACGGTGCTGAAAGACGGCGACGCGACCAGCGACGCCCTCCGGACGATCACCGAAAACGTCGCTAACAATACCGGGATCGTCCACCGGCAGGCCGTCTCTCAGGGCCGGCGCAACGAGGCCGCCTCGCCCGACCGATGA
- a CDS encoding uracil-DNA glycosylase — translation MDEDCRNCPALCETRAQVVHGYGDVGADFLFVGERPTARADETGVPFAGAGGSDGDGGLRRLLERLGLCAVDSPADDPALENVYLTTLTRCRDPDRRPTDEEIGNCEPYLSAEIRMINPEILIPVGERALSELGREYTTTTAADLGFPDDHARRIRGRGFELVPMIDPREQTAEQTQAWLEAFVELMASDYRQTKGRRER, via the coding sequence ATGGACGAGGACTGCCGGAACTGTCCGGCGCTCTGTGAGACGCGCGCGCAAGTCGTCCACGGCTACGGCGACGTGGGCGCGGACTTTCTGTTCGTCGGCGAGCGGCCGACCGCCCGCGCCGACGAAACGGGCGTCCCCTTCGCCGGCGCGGGCGGCAGCGACGGCGACGGTGGCTTGCGGCGGCTGCTCGAGCGACTCGGCCTCTGTGCCGTCGACTCGCCGGCCGACGACCCCGCCCTCGAGAACGTCTACCTGACGACCCTCACGCGCTGTCGGGACCCCGACCGTCGACCGACCGACGAGGAGATCGGCAACTGTGAGCCGTATCTCAGCGCGGAGATCAGGATGATAAACCCCGAGATCCTGATCCCGGTCGGCGAGCGTGCGCTTTCGGAACTCGGCCGCGAGTACACCACGACTACCGCGGCGGACCTCGGGTTCCCGGACGATCACGCGCGGCGCATCCGGGGCCGAGGCTTCGAACTCGTGCCGATGATCGACCCCCGCGAGCAGACCGCCGAGCAGACGCAGGCGTGGCTCGAGGCGTTCGTCGAGTTGATGGCGTCGGACTATCGACAGACGAAGGGGCGGCGGGAACGGTAA
- a CDS encoding ABC transporter ATP-binding protein → MTTIKLRNLRKEFDDVVAVNGIDLTIEDGEFLVIVGPSGCGKSTTLRLLAGLEQATDGRIGMNGRDVTDTEPKNRNVAMVFQNYALYPHMTGRRNITFGMKSTGSFTDEDIDRRVEEVAETLDITDLLDRKPQAMSGGERQRIALGRAIVRDPDAFLMDEPLSNLDAKLRIQMRAELTRLHAELQTTTIYVTHDQTEAMTLGERVVVMNDGQIMQVDSPQVLYDFPENRFVAEFIGDPAMNMIDVTVEHWTAVHDAFELPLPSDGGEDGITETSPAARQSKEQQAAILGIRPEDFYLAREYPDLGDETFTATVDVTEPLGDSLLIHCSVGDAAFKIQAEPRTSLQTGDEITVTYDPERLHLFDPETGEAVYHSANAPASPERVEQAPRG, encoded by the coding sequence ATGACAACAATCAAACTACGGAATCTCCGTAAGGAGTTCGACGATGTCGTCGCCGTCAACGGAATCGACCTCACCATCGAAGACGGGGAGTTCCTCGTGATCGTCGGTCCGAGTGGCTGTGGCAAGAGTACGACGCTCCGGCTCCTCGCCGGGCTCGAGCAGGCAACGGACGGCCGGATCGGTATGAACGGCCGGGACGTCACCGATACCGAGCCGAAAAACAGGAACGTCGCGATGGTGTTCCAGAACTACGCGCTCTATCCACACATGACGGGGCGACGGAACATCACCTTCGGAATGAAGTCGACCGGATCGTTCACCGACGAGGATATCGACCGGCGAGTCGAGGAGGTCGCGGAGACGCTCGACATTACGGATCTCCTCGATCGAAAACCCCAAGCCATGTCCGGCGGCGAACGCCAGCGGATCGCACTCGGTCGCGCGATCGTCCGCGATCCGGACGCGTTTTTGATGGACGAGCCGCTCTCGAATCTGGACGCGAAACTCCGGATTCAGATGCGCGCCGAGCTAACGAGACTCCACGCGGAACTCCAGACGACGACGATTTACGTCACACATGACCAGACGGAGGCCATGACGCTCGGCGAACGAGTCGTCGTCATGAACGACGGGCAGATCATGCAGGTCGACTCGCCACAGGTGCTGTACGATTTCCCGGAGAATCGCTTCGTCGCCGAGTTCATCGGCGATCCGGCGATGAACATGATCGATGTCACGGTCGAACACTGGACCGCGGTCCACGACGCCTTCGAACTGCCACTTCCCAGCGATGGTGGCGAAGACGGGATCACCGAAACGAGCCCTGCCGCTCGGCAATCGAAAGAGCAGCAGGCCGCGATTCTCGGTATTCGCCCGGAGGACTTCTATCTGGCACGGGAGTACCCCGATCTCGGCGACGAGACGTTCACAGCGACGGTCGACGTCACCGAACCGCTCGGAGATAGCCTCCTCATACACTGTTCGGTTGGCGACGCCGCTTTCAAAATCCAGGCCGAACCGCGAACGTCGCTGCAGACGGGTGACGAGATCACGGTCACGTACGATCCGGAGCGACTCCACCTCTTCGACCCGGAGACCGGTGAGGCAGTCTATCACTCGGCGAACGCTCCCGCGTCACCCGAGCGAGTCGAACAGGCCCCTCGAGGGTAG
- a CDS encoding carbohydrate ABC transporter permease, with protein sequence MDGVIQYTKRRIGAVIGRSPEQTEQGSNAGVHLQLWVLVLLVVFPIAVALIVSTKQQGIVTSLGDLAPGTYALENYREAIVDYNFGRFMWNSLVMSTVVVAGKLVISVCAAMAIVYYRVPYKDLVFLFILFTLLLPVPVRFIPLYQLINDFGWGNSLLAITVPYLASATAVFILRQHFLSIPTSIVETAKLDGVGPIQFMVYVLIPMSKGVLVGVSIIMFVYAWNQYLWPLVIINSEANQVAQVGLQLLQGDVQGGQLSWSLVMAGSMLTLIPPLVLMIIFRKPLLETFTIQQK encoded by the coding sequence ATGGACGGAGTCATCCAATACACGAAACGCCGAATCGGTGCAGTGATCGGACGATCCCCCGAGCAGACGGAACAGGGGAGCAACGCTGGCGTCCATCTACAACTCTGGGTGTTGGTGTTGCTGGTGGTGTTTCCCATCGCCGTCGCCCTCATCGTGAGTACGAAACAACAGGGGATCGTCACGAGCCTCGGCGATCTCGCTCCCGGAACGTACGCGCTCGAGAACTATCGGGAGGCGATCGTCGACTACAACTTCGGCCGGTTCATGTGGAACTCGCTGGTGATGTCGACCGTCGTCGTCGCTGGGAAGCTCGTCATCTCAGTCTGTGCGGCGATGGCGATCGTCTACTATCGGGTTCCCTACAAGGACCTCGTGTTCTTGTTCATCCTGTTTACGCTCCTGCTACCCGTCCCGGTTCGGTTTATCCCGTTGTATCAGTTGATCAACGACTTCGGGTGGGGAAACAGTTTGCTCGCGATCACCGTTCCGTATCTCGCCAGCGCGACGGCGGTGTTCATCCTTCGACAGCACTTCCTCTCGATTCCGACGTCGATCGTCGAAACCGCCAAATTAGACGGCGTCGGACCGATACAATTCATGGTCTACGTGCTGATCCCGATGTCGAAAGGCGTCCTCGTCGGCGTCTCCATCATCATGTTCGTCTACGCGTGGAATCAGTACCTCTGGCCCCTGGTAATCATCAACTCGGAGGCCAATCAGGTTGCACAGGTCGGCTTGCAGTTGCTTCAGGGCGACGTTCAGGGTGGCCAACTCTCCTGGTCACTGGTAATGGCGGGATCGATGCTAACCCTGATTCCGCCGCTGGTCTTGATGATCATCTTCCGGAAACCGCTCCTCGAAACGTTCACCATCCAACAGAAATAA
- a CDS encoding carbohydrate ABC transporter permease: MSTREIFDGRLEAALLLLPTIIVSVVFLYYPTALAVRTSFFDSGFGRQDEFVGFENYTTLLTSSDYHSSILLSVLFAAIVVVGVISFSLYVTFLIHEVEYGQTAYLLSVIWPYALPPAVGALVFLFMLHPTLGVLTGPIEALGIDLDWFSNGSQAFVVVALAAIWKQIGYNVIFMIASMNTIPDALTETARLDGVSRFRRLVSVYVPIMTPTLFFLVIINTIYAFFSTFALVDLLTSGGPSGATNILIFDLYQEGFSFFNFGIASTKSVVLFLVVGILMYVQFRVTDKYSYYGG, translated from the coding sequence ATGTCCACGCGAGAAATATTCGATGGGCGGCTCGAGGCAGCGCTGTTGCTCTTGCCGACGATCATCGTGTCGGTCGTGTTCCTGTATTATCCGACGGCACTGGCGGTCCGAACCAGTTTCTTCGACTCTGGGTTCGGTCGACAGGACGAGTTCGTCGGCTTCGAAAATTACACCACGCTGCTTACCAGCTCGGACTATCACTCGAGTATCCTGCTGTCGGTACTGTTCGCCGCGATCGTTGTCGTCGGCGTGATCTCGTTTTCGCTGTACGTGACGTTTCTCATCCACGAGGTGGAGTACGGCCAGACTGCGTATCTGCTCTCCGTCATTTGGCCGTACGCGCTCCCGCCGGCAGTCGGTGCGCTCGTGTTCTTGTTCATGTTACATCCGACGCTAGGCGTCTTAACCGGGCCAATCGAGGCGCTCGGGATCGACCTCGACTGGTTCAGTAACGGGTCGCAAGCGTTCGTCGTCGTGGCCCTCGCGGCGATCTGGAAGCAGATCGGCTACAACGTGATCTTCATGATCGCTTCGATGAACACGATTCCCGACGCACTCACCGAAACCGCTCGACTCGATGGAGTGAGTCGGTTTCGTCGTCTCGTCTCCGTCTACGTCCCGATAATGACCCCCACGCTGTTCTTCCTCGTGATCATCAACACGATTTACGCGTTCTTTAGTACGTTCGCGCTCGTCGATCTGCTGACCAGCGGTGGTCCCTCGGGCGCGACGAACATCCTGATCTTCGATCTGTATCAGGAGGGGTTCTCGTTCTTCAATTTCGGCATCGCATCCACGAAATCGGTCGTCCTCTTTCTGGTCGTTGGCATCCTCATGTACGTCCAATTTCGTGTGACTGACAAGTACTCGTACTACGGTGGGTAG
- a CDS encoding ABC transporter substrate-binding protein has protein sequence MGGTNGETLDGIAADFESEYGTSVNMEFQDSYENVLTNTLAGFDSGSVSDMLQVDSLFAQQVLDTGRVRPVENILPDDFDTDDFLDNVAEFFTVDGELASLPFNNSNAIMYINRDAFEEAGLDPDDPPRTLAEVRSASEQLVDQDVTQYGITWPNHVWFVETWYGFEGELMTDAENGHAGDPSTFRTPDSIHDLFDWWKGMADDGLYTNPGIEAWGEATSLFIEQETAMVLTSTASVSGLIADSEDFEVDAAPYPSISETRVGPVIGGASFYVPEGLPEDRYEEIGQLLQYMAQPEVQTEWHKGSGYYPITQSSVDSLRADGWFEENPMYNVALEQLQNGDADDPATKRALLGPARNVQTTIQDKSVDIINADDIGSEIGAMKDEVETILDDYYN, from the coding sequence ATGGGCGGGACGAACGGAGAGACGCTCGACGGAATCGCCGCCGATTTCGAGAGCGAATACGGGACATCGGTGAACATGGAGTTTCAGGATTCCTACGAGAACGTACTCACGAACACGCTCGCAGGGTTCGACTCCGGAAGTGTCTCGGACATGTTGCAAGTCGACAGCCTGTTCGCTCAGCAAGTGCTCGATACTGGAAGGGTACGACCGGTTGAGAACATTCTCCCGGATGATTTTGATACGGACGATTTCCTCGATAACGTCGCGGAGTTCTTCACCGTCGATGGCGAACTCGCGTCGCTGCCGTTCAACAACTCGAACGCGATCATGTACATCAACCGTGATGCCTTCGAGGAAGCCGGGCTCGACCCTGACGACCCACCGCGCACGCTCGCAGAGGTGCGGTCTGCCTCCGAGCAACTCGTCGATCAGGATGTCACCCAGTACGGGATCACTTGGCCGAACCACGTCTGGTTCGTCGAAACGTGGTACGGCTTCGAAGGCGAACTCATGACCGACGCCGAAAACGGGCACGCGGGCGACCCTTCGACGTTCCGAACGCCGGACTCGATCCACGATCTCTTCGACTGGTGGAAGGGGATGGCCGACGACGGTCTCTATACGAACCCGGGAATCGAGGCGTGGGGCGAGGCAACGTCGCTGTTCATCGAACAGGAGACCGCGATGGTCCTGACGAGTACCGCGTCGGTCTCGGGATTGATCGCCGACTCCGAGGACTTCGAGGTCGATGCAGCCCCCTATCCGAGTATCAGTGAGACTCGCGTCGGACCGGTTATCGGCGGTGCGTCGTTTTACGTCCCCGAGGGACTCCCCGAGGATCGCTACGAGGAAATCGGACAGTTGCTCCAGTACATGGCCCAACCCGAGGTACAGACCGAGTGGCACAAAGGGTCTGGCTACTACCCGATTACCCAAAGCTCGGTCGACTCGCTCAGAGCGGACGGCTGGTTCGAGGAGAACCCGATGTACAACGTCGCACTCGAGCAACTCCAGAACGGTGACGCCGATGATCCGGCGACGAAACGGGCCCTGCTCGGACCGGCACGGAACGTCCAGACCACCATTCAGGACAAATCGGTCGACATCATCAACGCCGACGATATCGGGTCGGAGATCGGCGCCATGAAAGACGAGGTCGAAACGATTCTCGACGACTACTACAACTGA